The Aphis gossypii isolate Hap1 unplaced genomic scaffold, ASM2018417v2 Contig00060, whole genome shotgun sequence genome contains a region encoding:
- the LOC126553061 gene encoding zinc finger MYM-type protein 1-like: MSVLKSQQFLSIIFDHKQPSVIERIDTDKLAKIKENRKRLVPIIQCILLCGREEIPLRGHLDFGKIVVDDINSREGKFRAISKYRAIGDEHLKNVLEGCGKRNKYTSPIIQNQIIEACNKIILKQIVDKVNSSKCFSILADETTDVATKEQLSINVRYVDDDDLLHEDFLQFFEINSLTGSSLASSILNGLNDCGIDFNHLYGQGYDEASNMAGKFNGFQALIRDTHPKALYVHCSAHSFNLAVYTSSDIKSVRNCLGIVERLYVFFNTPKRKNELINEIENSDSIPSSSARTLKRQCATR; encoded by the exons ATGAGTGTTTTAAAATCTCAACAATttctaagtattatatttgaccATAAACAGCCATCAGTAATAGAACGCATTGACACCGATAA ATTGgctaaaatcaaagaaaatagaaaaagacTAGTTCCTATTATTCAGTGTATTTTGTTGTGTGGTAGAGAAGAAATTCCTTTACGGGGACATCTGGATTTTGGTAAAATAGTGGTAGAtg ATATAAATTCTAGAGAAGGTAAATTTCGTGCCATTTCAAAATATCGAGCAATAGGcgatgaacatttaaaaaatgtgttggaAGGTTGTGGTAAAAGGAACAAATATACAAGTCCTATAATTCAAAACCAAATTATTGAGGCgtgcaataaaattattctgaaaCAGATTGTTGATAAAGTAAATTCTTCAAAATGCTTTTCAATCTTAGCTGACGAAACGACTGATGTAGCTACGAAGGAACAATTGTCAATAAACGTGCGTTATGTGGATGATGATGATTTGTTACACGAAGATTTCcttcaattttttgaaataaacagTTTAACTGGATCAAGTTTAGCTTCATCTATATTGAATg gtTTAAATGACTGCGGTATTGATTTTAACCACTTGTATGGCCAAGGCTATGATGAGGCCAGTAACATGGCAGGGAAATTCAATGGTTTCCAAGCTTTAATTAGAGATACCCATCCAAAGGCACTATACGTTCATTGCTCTGCACATTCTTTCAATTTAGCAGTATATACATCAAGTGATATAAAATCAGTTAGAAATTGTTTGGGAATCGTTGAACGactttatgtatttttcaacacaccaaaaagaaaaaatgaattaatcaaCGAAATTGAAAACAGTGACTCTATACCTAGTTCTAGCGCTAGGACACTTAAAAGGCAATGTGCAACACGTTAG